In Drechmeria coniospora strain ARSEF 6962 chromosome 03, whole genome shotgun sequence, the DNA window ACGTCCACAAGGCGGATGTCCGGAATGGCATCGTTCAGTGGTGTCCACGTGGGGCGGCGTGCCCAACCCCAGAGCGTGATTGTGTTGGAGGCGGGCAGCAAGTTAGGCGGCCACCATGTGAATGCCGACAGGTAAGGACACATCCACCAACTACCCTAGTGTTGGTGAAGTCCCTGCTGGTTCGCCAATGCCACATGGCGAGCGTGCTGGGCGTAGCCGGCGACGTTGtgctgcggcgtcggcgtcatcggaCACCGGGGGGGCAAGGGGTACGAGTCCTTGGGCAggttgccgccgccaaagtggacgccgtcgggcgtGATGGGAGGGGTGAGGTACCCTTCGTAGACGTTGGTGGCGACGTGGCCCTTCTGGGGGGTGCTGTAGATGTCACCCTGCTTGTCCAGGacgtcggcgggcggcgacggggggTTGGCGTTGCGCTGcgcctcggcgatggcggctgCTCGCGTGGCGACGAAGTCGGCCAGCCTGTGGGAGACTCGGTaggtgctcggcgacgaaTACTTGCGGGCCAGCGTGGGCGAAGGCTGCTCCAGGTGGTGCGACatgagctcggcgacgccgctcTCCTCCAGATCCAGCTCCCGGTCGGCCACCTCGGGTCGGCCCAGGATGGCccgagcgacggcgagggaggcgcgggccatcgtcgacggcttgaCGGACACGAAGTCGCGGTGGTAGAGGGCAATCTCGCACAGGTACGAGGCCATGCAGTTCACCTCCTTGTTGTCGTGCTCGTACGCCACGAGCAGCTGCGAGTAGAAATCGACCGTCGGGTGGCCGATGGCCCAGTCGAGCGTGTTGAGGACGTGCATCTCCATCTGGGTGAACATGCCGGCATCGTAGAGGCCGCAGCACATGTTGCTCAGCTCCGATATTTGCGGGACCCGATCCTTCTTGTCGCCGTACTTGGCGGCGATCAGCAAGGCGGCGCAGCCGACGAGCTGGTAGTGATGCTTGTAGACGACCCTCCGGGAACAGTACCGGTCGAGGAGGTTGACGGTGAGGAAGAGCGTTTCGGGGAGGAGGACAAAGGCGGCGtgagcctcgacgaggaagtcGATGAGGTACGGACGCATGTACCACTGGATCTCCCGCTGCATGTCGATGAGGCCGGCATCCGGAACGGTCTCGTCCTACGGCGAAGGTCAGCAAGGGGGCACGCGGCAACGGAGGCGGGCGGCTGGCCGGCCGGgggaagggggagggggacaTGCCTCCATCGTCTGCATGTGCTTCAGTATGTCCTCGAGGtactcgtcggcggccaggcGTGACAGCTcgccggcgatgacgtcCTGCCTTTGGCGGGCAATCATTTTGGCTGCCGTTCGGGTGTCGAGGCGCAGCTGGCGCGGCTGGTCGTCGGACTCGACGAAGaacgtctcgtcggcgtgggcgaactccatggcgagcgaacgagggcggcgggcCGGGTCGGGCGAGCGGTGGTCGAGACGGACGGGTCGTCGGGTGCTGCGTCCAGGGTAAATGAGCGACTGAAGATGGGAGTGCCGCCGGGAATCTCTCGAGGTTGAAGTCGGAGCCGGGTCGGGTAATGAATGAGCTCGGGCGTGTATCGAAAAGAGTGAACAGCAGGCCGAGTGATGATTAGGCGTATTAAGATATTAATGAGCGTGGGGGGAAAGCTAATGGAAAAGAGTGACAGTGGCTGGGAACGGAGCCAGGACCATGGACTCGAGATTCGCAAAGGTCGAGGAGTGAAGGGTCGGACAAGGGGCTGTTTAAGAGACGATGTCGACTATGAAAGCCTGCAATATCGACAGCATTAGTACGGAACCGCTGAAGAATCGCATCTTTGTGGCGGCAAGACAGGGCCAGAAGGAGCCAAGTGGCGGGTCCATCCCCCTGGTGCGCCGCCTGCCTCGGCTCCCTTGGACAGTAGGGGCTTCGCTTTGGCACGGGGAATGCGGTCGATTGGCACGAGGGGAAGGGGAGTCGAAGGAACGACATACCACTGGCGACGAAGGGAAAGGACACGTCCTGTGATTGGTCGGATGAACGAGTTAACGTCTCCGACAGAGCAATGCACAAGGTTCGAGTATAACGCGACTGTGGAGATTGCTGAGATATGCAGACGCAGCACGGCATGCAGCTGTATAAGGGGGCAAGCCCAAAAAAATTAGGCCACCCGAACCGACAGTCGAGATGGGTTCGGCGCAGGCAACATACCTCGTGCGAGCAGTTCAGAGCCAACAGGTCGGTTGGGTGATCAATCACTCGTTGCAAGCGCAGGCAAGGGCGTggcgcgacgacgaaaaAGGCCGCCACGGCTTTTCGGTCGATGGACCTGGAAGACAGCTGCTCGGGCCAAACGGGACGGGGCAGAGTGGCGAGCGTGTCTGGTCCGAGAGGTCGAGTCGTCGAGGGACGGGGACGACTTGGCCGCTTGGGCTAgatccgacgacgaagctgggacccaggtggtggtgacgtGCGTGCAGCTTGACAGCTTCGACAAGAGGCGGCGTCCCCAAGTGAGCCAGTCTCGGGAAGGCGTTGGTCGATTGTTTCGCAACGTCGACGGGCAACGAAGGGAGCGAGAAAGCGGATTGGCTGGGCAGACGTCGAAAATTCCTCGGTTCCGCCCCGTGGAATTCTGAGGGGGAGCCTTGTGCACGGGATAGTTCGAGGTGACGGCAGAGGGAAAACGGTTCGTCGATAAAGGGACCAGCGAGAAATACCAGCCAAGGTGTTTCTGATTCACTCTTTCTCCCGAACGGGTTCGTCTTCCTCcggtgccgtcctcgacgtacaagccgacgatggaggggggggggggggggggttcgggCCGGGAGGCGTCGAAACGGGGCGTTGACGGTGGGATTCTCCTCAGTCCAGCTGCCAGGCTCGATTCCGACCTGCTG includes these proteins:
- a CDS encoding cyclin domain containing protein — its product is MEFAHADETFFVESDDQPRQLRLDTRTAAKMIARQRQDVIAGELSRLAADEYLEDILKHMQTMEACPPPPSPGRPAARLRCRREIQWYMRPYLIDFLVEAHAAFVLLPETLFLTVNLLDRYCSRRVVYKHHYQLVGCAALLIAAKYGDKKDRVPQISELSNMCCGLYDAGMFTQMEMHVLNTLDWAIGHPTVDFYSQLLVAYEHDNKEVNCMASYLCEIALYHRDFVSVKPSTMARASLAVARAILGRPEVADRELDLEESGVAELMSHHLEQPSPTLARKYSSPSTYRVSHRLADFVATRAAAIAEAQRNANPPSPPADVLDKQGDIYSTPQKGHVATNVYEGYLTPPITPDGVHFGGGNLPKDSYPLPPRCPMTPTPQHNVAGYAQHARHVALANQQGLHQH